The Acidimicrobiales bacterium DNA segment TGTTCGCCTGGGCCCCTTCGGTGTTCCACAAGCACGAGCTGGTGATCGTGCCCAAGGCCACGCCGGCGAGGGCGCCGCTGACGCCGCGCACGTCGGTCAGCGTCGAGCTGGCCTGGGCGTACGGCGTGCCCCGGCGGTTGCCCTTGATCGTCTCGACGATCGCCTTCACGCTCACGCCGACGGCCTTGGTGTTGACGATCTGGGCCGTCGAACCGCCGCCGTTCTTGCCCATCGTCACCACTGGGCGGGCCACGGTGAGTTCGACGCCGTCGGTGCCGTTGTTGGACAGATTCAGCGGCTGCAGCGCCTGCCCGTACAAGCTGACGTCGGCGATGATGCCGGCCGCGCCGCCGCCGACGTCGGCCTGCGGCGTGTCGTCGGCGCGGGCCGAGCTCACGAATGCGCTGCCGGCGATCAACGTCAGTGCAGCGCTCGCGGCCACAAAGAAACGACTCTTCACGAATTCCCCCTAGGTAGCCCCATGCTCCTCAGTAGCAACGGAGATGGTGCCCTGTACTTGCGCGGTTCGCGTGTGACATGCGGCACACGCCTTAGCGGTAGCCGGCCGCCTGGATGCCGAACAACTCCGCGTACAGGCCGCGTTTGGCCATCAGGGTCTCGTGGTCGCCGAACTCGGCGACGCGGGCGCCGTCGAGCACGACGATGAGGTCGGCCATCCGCACCGTCGAGAAACGGTGCGATACGAGCACGGTGATGCGGCCATCGGCGGCCGCTGCCCGGGACGCCGCCGCGAACCGCTCGAACAGCGTGTGCTCGGTTTCGGCGTCGAGGGCGGCGGTCGGTTCGTCGAGGATGCACAGCAGCGGCCGGTCGCGCATGAAACCCCGCGACACCGCCAGCTTCTGCCACTGCCCGTGGCTCAGGTCGCGGCCGTCGCGCCAGGACGGCCCGAGCTGGGTGTCGAGCCCCTCGGGCAGCTTCTCGACCACGTCGGTGGCGCCGCCGCGCTCGACGGCCGTCTCCACCGCCGGGCGTTCGTCGTGGCGCGGCAGGTCGCCGAGGCCGACGGTGCTCGAGGCCAGGAACTCGAACTTGAAGAAGTCCTGGAAGGCCCCCGCGAGCCGCTCGCGCCACGAGGCCGGGTCGATCCGTGCGAGGTCGGTGTCGTCGACGAGGATGCGGCCCTCCGTCGGGTCGTACAGGCGACTGAGCAGTTTCGTGAGCGTCGACTTCCCGGCACCGTTCTCGCCGACGATGGCGACGACGGCGCCCGCGGGCAGCGTCAGGTCGATGTCGTCGAGCACCAAGGTGTCGGTGCCGGGATAGGCGAAGGACACGTGGTCGAAGCGAATCGACTTGTCGATGCGTTCGGGGGCGGGGCCGGTGTCGACGCCGCGGCGCGACGCCACGAATCGCTCGAGCCACAGCAGCCGTTGCGCCGCCTCGATGTTCCAGCGCAGGAACTCCGTCTGGCCGACGGTCTGGCCCAAGAAGCGGGACAGGGCGGCGCCCGCCGCGAGGGTGAGCACGACGTTGCCGGCGGACGCGTGGGGGAGGTGGGCGACGTACGAGACCGACGCGATGTAGGCGAGGCTGAACAGCAGCCACGCGGCGGCCGACTGCGTCGCGGTGATCCAGCGTTGGCGCGCGACCTCGGCGTAGCCCTGGCCGAAGGCGGCGCGCCGGCGGCCGACGGTGACGTCTTCGGCGCGCGACACGCGCAGTTCCTTGGCGGTGGCGGGCGTCGTGCCGAGTTCGAAGAAGTGGCGGGCGAGGCGGACTTGCGGTGCGGCGCGTTCTTCAGCGGCGCGCTCGATGCCGGCGCGGCGCGCCGACACGGTGACGGTCGGGACCGCCAGGAACACCAGGAGCCCGAGCACCGGTTTGATCGACATCAACAAGCCGACGGTGATCAGCAGCCGAATCGTCGAGCCGACGTATTGCATCAACGATGGGTAGATGTGGTCGAGCAAGAAGGCGTGGTCGCGCAGGATCTGGAGCCGGTTGAGGTATTCAGGCCGTTCGTGGTGCTCGACGGTGGAGACGTGGGCCTGGAGCTTGGCCACGTGGGTGTTGACCGCCAGGGCGATGCGATCGCTGAAGATCGAGGTGAAGCGCGACCCGATGGTACGCATCAGCCAGCCCGCCCCGCCGGTGAGGGCGAGGCCCA contains these protein-coding regions:
- a CDS encoding choice-of-anchor P family protein: MKSRFFVAASAALTLIAGSAFVSSARADDTPQADVGGGAAGIIADVSLYGQALQPLNLSNNGTDGVELTVARPVVTMGKNGGGSTAQIVNTKAVGVSVKAIVETIKGNRRGTPYAQASSTLTDVRGVSGALAGVALGTITSSCLWNTEGAQANTVLVDVNGNRTEPAPNEQHVLPGVGTITFNEQYTDTIYLRDSSGNYIPDGEGWFVHKDTIFVIGAHIHLEAPLDVLEGGTTSDIYLGFTSCDPLVLPSLGGLKLLQASSD
- a CDS encoding ABC transporter ATP-binding protein encodes the protein MLSGIARPDRNDVDIPPMFPSLMHSLKFAFDAQPMLLVVSFVFTVGGLLPEALSALWLKVLLNGVTSHDSHGILVAAMGLALTGGAGWLMRTIGSRFTSIFSDRIALAVNTHVAKLQAHVSTVEHHERPEYLNRLQILRDHAFLLDHIYPSLMQYVGSTIRLLITVGLLMSIKPVLGLLVFLAVPTVTVSARRAGIERAAEERAAPQVRLARHFFELGTTPATAKELRVSRAEDVTVGRRRAAFGQGYAEVARQRWITATQSAAAWLLFSLAYIASVSYVAHLPHASAGNVVLTLAAGAALSRFLGQTVGQTEFLRWNIEAAQRLLWLERFVASRRGVDTGPAPERIDKSIRFDHVSFAYPGTDTLVLDDIDLTLPAGAVVAIVGENGAGKSTLTKLLSRLYDPTEGRILVDDTDLARIDPASWRERLAGAFQDFFKFEFLASSTVGLGDLPRHDERPAVETAVERGGATDVVEKLPEGLDTQLGPSWRDGRDLSHGQWQKLAVSRGFMRDRPLLCILDEPTAALDAETEHTLFERFAAASRAAAADGRITVLVSHRFSTVRMADLIVVLDGARVAEFGDHETLMAKRGLYAELFGIQAAGYR